In Rattus norvegicus strain BN/NHsdMcwi chromosome 3, GRCr8, whole genome shotgun sequence, a genomic segment contains:
- the Ralgds gene encoding ral guanine nucleotide dissociation stimulator isoform X4, whose amino-acid sequence MQSSTQEIGEELINGVIYSISLRKVQLHPGATKGQRWLGCENESALNLYETCKVRTVKAGTLEKLVEHLVPAFQGSDLSYVTVFLCTYRAFTTTQQVLDLLFKRYGRCDALTASSRYGCILPYSSEDGGPQDQLKNAISSILGTWLDQYSEDFCQPPDFPCLKQLVAYVQLNMPGSDLERRAHLLLAQLEDLEPSEVEPEALSPAPVLSLKPASQLEPAPALLLTPSRAVASTPVREPAPVPVLASSPVVAPASELEPALEPPLDPEPTLAPAPELDPTVSQSLHLEPAPVPAPALEPSWPLPETTENGLCAKPHLLLFPPDLVAEQFTLMDAELFKKVVPYHCLGSIWSQRDKKGKEHLAPTIRATVAQFNNVANCVITTCLGDQSMKASDRARVVEHWIEVARECRVLKNFSSLYAILSALQSNAIHRLKKTWEEVSRGSFRVFQKLSEIFSDENNYSLSRELLIKEGTSKFATLEMNPRRTQRRQKETGVIQGTVPYLGTFLTDLVMLDTAMKDYLYGRLINFEKRRKEFEVIAQIKLLQSACNNYSIVPEEHFGAWFRAMGRLSEAESYNLSCELEPPSESASNTLRSKKSTAIVKRWSDRQAPSTELSTSSSAHSKSCDQLRCSPYLSSGDITDALSVHSAGSSSSDVEEINMSFVPESPDGQEKKFWESASQSSPETSGISSASSSTSSSSASTTPVSTTRTHKRSVSGVCSYSSSLPLYNQQVGDCCIIRVSLDVDNGNMYKSILVTSQDKAPTVIRKAMDKHNLDEDEPEDYELLQIISEDHKLKIPENANVFYAMNSAANYDFILKKRAFTKGAKVKHGASSTLPRMKQKGLRIARGIF is encoded by the exons AGCTCTACGCAGGAGATTGGGGAGGAGCTGATCAACGGGGTCATCTACTCCATCTCCCTGCGCAAGGTTCAGCTACACCCAGGAGCCACCAAGGGCCAGCGCTGGCTAGGG TGCGAGAATGAGTCAGCTCTGAACCTCTACGAGACTTGCAAGGTGCGCACGGTGAAGGCCGGTACTCTGGAGAAGCTGGTGGAACACCTGGTGCCTGCCTTCCAGGGCAGTGACCTTTCCTACGTCACCGTATTCCTGTGCACCTACAGAGCCTTCACAACCACTCAGCAGGTGCTAGACCTGCTGTTCAAAAG GTACGGTAGATGTGACGCCCTCACGGCCTCCTCTAGATATGGCTGCATCCTTCCCTACTCCAGTGAGGACGGCGGACCACAGGACCAACTCAAAAA TGCCATCTCTTCCATCCTGGGCACCTGGCTGGACCAATACTCCGAGGACTTCTGTCAACCCCCGGACTTTCCCTGCCTCAAGCAGCTGGTGGCTTATGTGCAGCTCAACATGCCTGGCTCAGACCTGGAGCGCCGTGCTCACCTTCTCCTGGCCCAGCTGGAGGACCTGGAGCCCAGTGAGGTTGAGCCTGAGG CCCTGTCCCCAGCTCCAGTGCTGTCTCTGAAACCAGCTTCACAGCTAGAACCAGCTCCCGCCCTGCTTCTGACGCCCAGCCGAGCTGTGGCATCCACTCCAGTCCGAGAGCCAGCCCCGGTGCCAGTACTGGCATCCAGCCCGGTGGTGGCGCCAGCCTCTGAGCTAGAACCAGCTCTGGAGCCGCCCCTAGACCCTGAGCCAACCCTCGCACCTGCTCCAGAGCTGGACCCCACTGTCTCACAGAGCCTCCACCTCGAGCCCGCTCCCGTGCCCGCTCCTGCATTAGAGCCTTCCTGGCCTCTGCCTGAAACCACGGAGAACGGACTGTGTGCAAAGCCTCACCTACTGCTGTTCCCTCCAGACTTGGTGGCTGAACAGTTTACGCTGATGGACGCA GAGCTATTCAAGAAAGTTGTGCCCTACCACTGCCTGGGCTCCATCTGGTCCCAGCGGGACAAGAAGGGCAAGGAGCACCTCGCGCCCACCATCCGTGCCACTGTCGCCCAGTTCAACAACGTGGCCAACTGTGTCATCACCACCTGCCTTGGGGACCAGAGTATGAAAGCTTCGGACAGGGCCCGGGTGGTGGAACACTGGATCGAGGTGGCCAGG GAGTGCAGGGTGCTCAAGAATTTCTCCTCCCTCTACGCCATCCTCTCTGCCCTACAGAGCAATGCCATCCACCGCCTAAAGAAGACATGGGAAGAGGTCTCCAG GGGCAGCTTTCGAGTGTTCCAGAAACTGTCAGAAATCTTCTCTGATGAGAACAACTACTCcttgagcagagagctgctcatcAAG GAAGGAACCTCCAAGTTTGCCACGCTGGAGATGAACCCTAGGAGAACCCAGAGGCGGCAGAAGGAGACA GGTGTCATCCAGGGCACTGTCCCCTACCTGGGCACATTCCTCACTGACCTGGTGATGCTGGACACAGCCATGAAGGACTATCTATAT GGGAGACTGATCAACtttgaaaagaggaggaag GAGTTCGAAGTCATCGCCCAGATCAAGTTGCTCCAGTCGGCCTGCAACAACTACAGCATTGTTCCCGAGGAGCACTTTGGAGCCTGGTTCCGAGCCATGGGACGGCTCAGCGAGGCTGAGAG CTACAACCTGTCGTGTGAGCTGGAGCCCCCGTCTGAGTCAGCCAGCAACACCCTGAGGAGCAAGAAAAGCACAGCTATCGTCAAGCGCTGGAGCGA CCGCCAGGCTCCCAGCACGGAGCTCAGCACCAGTAGCAGTGCACACTCCAAGTCATGTGACCAGCTCCGGTGCAGCCCCTACCTCAGCAGCGGGGACATCACGGACGCACTCAGTGTGCACTCAGCTGGTTCATCCAGCTCTGACGTGGAGGAGATCAACATGAGCTTTGTTCCAGAGTCTCCTGATGGCCAGGAAAAGAAG TTCTGGGAGTCAGCCTCCCAGTCGTCCCCAGAGACCTCTGGCATCAGCTCGGCCTCCAGCAGCACCTCCTCTTCGTCAGCCTCTACCACACCGGTGTCTACCACACGCACCCACAAGCGCTCTGTCTCAGGGGTCTGCAGCTACAGCTCCTCACTGCCACTCTACAACCAGCAGGTGGGCGACTGCTGCATCATCAGGGTCAGCCTGGATGTGGACAACGGCAACATGTACAAGAGCATCCTG GTGACCAGCCAGGATAAGGCTCCGACTGTCATCCGGAAAGCCATGGACAAACACAACCTAGATGAGGACGAGCCCGAGGACTATGAGCTGCTGCAGATCATCTCAGAGGACCACA AGCTGAAAATTCCAGAGAACGCCAATGTGTTCTATGCCATGAACTCTGCCGCCAACTATGACTTCATCCTAAAGAAGCGGGCCTTCACTAAGGGGGCTAAAGTCAAGCATGGAGCCAGCTCCACTCTCCCTCGAATGAAGCAGAAGGGACTCAGGATTGCCAGAGGCATCTTCTAA
- the Ralgds gene encoding ral guanine nucleotide dissociation stimulator isoform X5 gives MMVDCQSSTQEIGEELINGVIYSISLRKVQLHPGATKGQRWLGCENESALNLYETCKVRTVKAGTLEKLVEHLVPAFQGSDLSYVTVFLCTYRAFTTTQQVLDLLFKRYGCILPYSSEDGGPQDQLKNAISSILGTWLDQYSEDFCQPPDFPCLKQLVAYVQLNMPGSDLERRAHLLLAQLEDLEPSEVEPEALSPAPVLSLKPASQLEPAPALLLTPSRAVASTPVREPAPVPVLASSPVVAPASELEPALEPPLDPEPTLAPAPELDPTVSQSLHLEPAPVPAPALEPSWPLPETTENGLCAKPHLLLFPPDLVAEQFTLMDAELFKKVVPYHCLGSIWSQRDKKGKEHLAPTIRATVAQFNNVANCVITTCLGDQSMKASDRARVVEHWIEVARECRVLKNFSSLYAILSALQSNAIHRLKKTWEEVSRGSFRVFQKLSEIFSDENNYSLSRELLIKEGTSKFATLEMNPRRTQRRQKETGVIQGTVPYLGTFLTDLVMLDTAMKDYLYGRLINFEKRRKEFEVIAQIKLLQSACNNYSIVPEEHFGAWFRAMGRLSEAESYNLSCELEPPSESASNTLRSKKSTAIVKRWSDRQAPSTELSTSSSAHSKSCDQLRCSPYLSSGDITDALSVHSAGSSSSDVEEINMSFVPESPDGQEKKFWESASQSSPETSGISSASSSTSSSSASTTPVSTTRTHKRSVSGVCSYSSSLPLYNQQVGDCCIIRVSLDVDNGNMYKSILVTSQDKAPTVIRKAMDKHNLDEDEPEDYELLQIISEDHKLKIPENANVFYAMNSAANYDFILKKRAFTKGAKVKHGASSTLPRMKQKGLRIARGIF, from the exons AGCTCTACGCAGGAGATTGGGGAGGAGCTGATCAACGGGGTCATCTACTCCATCTCCCTGCGCAAGGTTCAGCTACACCCAGGAGCCACCAAGGGCCAGCGCTGGCTAGGG TGCGAGAATGAGTCAGCTCTGAACCTCTACGAGACTTGCAAGGTGCGCACGGTGAAGGCCGGTACTCTGGAGAAGCTGGTGGAACACCTGGTGCCTGCCTTCCAGGGCAGTGACCTTTCCTACGTCACCGTATTCCTGTGCACCTACAGAGCCTTCACAACCACTCAGCAGGTGCTAGACCTGCTGTTCAAAAG ATATGGCTGCATCCTTCCCTACTCCAGTGAGGACGGCGGACCACAGGACCAACTCAAAAA TGCCATCTCTTCCATCCTGGGCACCTGGCTGGACCAATACTCCGAGGACTTCTGTCAACCCCCGGACTTTCCCTGCCTCAAGCAGCTGGTGGCTTATGTGCAGCTCAACATGCCTGGCTCAGACCTGGAGCGCCGTGCTCACCTTCTCCTGGCCCAGCTGGAGGACCTGGAGCCCAGTGAGGTTGAGCCTGAGG CCCTGTCCCCAGCTCCAGTGCTGTCTCTGAAACCAGCTTCACAGCTAGAACCAGCTCCCGCCCTGCTTCTGACGCCCAGCCGAGCTGTGGCATCCACTCCAGTCCGAGAGCCAGCCCCGGTGCCAGTACTGGCATCCAGCCCGGTGGTGGCGCCAGCCTCTGAGCTAGAACCAGCTCTGGAGCCGCCCCTAGACCCTGAGCCAACCCTCGCACCTGCTCCAGAGCTGGACCCCACTGTCTCACAGAGCCTCCACCTCGAGCCCGCTCCCGTGCCCGCTCCTGCATTAGAGCCTTCCTGGCCTCTGCCTGAAACCACGGAGAACGGACTGTGTGCAAAGCCTCACCTACTGCTGTTCCCTCCAGACTTGGTGGCTGAACAGTTTACGCTGATGGACGCA GAGCTATTCAAGAAAGTTGTGCCCTACCACTGCCTGGGCTCCATCTGGTCCCAGCGGGACAAGAAGGGCAAGGAGCACCTCGCGCCCACCATCCGTGCCACTGTCGCCCAGTTCAACAACGTGGCCAACTGTGTCATCACCACCTGCCTTGGGGACCAGAGTATGAAAGCTTCGGACAGGGCCCGGGTGGTGGAACACTGGATCGAGGTGGCCAGG GAGTGCAGGGTGCTCAAGAATTTCTCCTCCCTCTACGCCATCCTCTCTGCCCTACAGAGCAATGCCATCCACCGCCTAAAGAAGACATGGGAAGAGGTCTCCAG GGGCAGCTTTCGAGTGTTCCAGAAACTGTCAGAAATCTTCTCTGATGAGAACAACTACTCcttgagcagagagctgctcatcAAG GAAGGAACCTCCAAGTTTGCCACGCTGGAGATGAACCCTAGGAGAACCCAGAGGCGGCAGAAGGAGACA GGTGTCATCCAGGGCACTGTCCCCTACCTGGGCACATTCCTCACTGACCTGGTGATGCTGGACACAGCCATGAAGGACTATCTATAT GGGAGACTGATCAACtttgaaaagaggaggaag GAGTTCGAAGTCATCGCCCAGATCAAGTTGCTCCAGTCGGCCTGCAACAACTACAGCATTGTTCCCGAGGAGCACTTTGGAGCCTGGTTCCGAGCCATGGGACGGCTCAGCGAGGCTGAGAG CTACAACCTGTCGTGTGAGCTGGAGCCCCCGTCTGAGTCAGCCAGCAACACCCTGAGGAGCAAGAAAAGCACAGCTATCGTCAAGCGCTGGAGCGA CCGCCAGGCTCCCAGCACGGAGCTCAGCACCAGTAGCAGTGCACACTCCAAGTCATGTGACCAGCTCCGGTGCAGCCCCTACCTCAGCAGCGGGGACATCACGGACGCACTCAGTGTGCACTCAGCTGGTTCATCCAGCTCTGACGTGGAGGAGATCAACATGAGCTTTGTTCCAGAGTCTCCTGATGGCCAGGAAAAGAAG TTCTGGGAGTCAGCCTCCCAGTCGTCCCCAGAGACCTCTGGCATCAGCTCGGCCTCCAGCAGCACCTCCTCTTCGTCAGCCTCTACCACACCGGTGTCTACCACACGCACCCACAAGCGCTCTGTCTCAGGGGTCTGCAGCTACAGCTCCTCACTGCCACTCTACAACCAGCAGGTGGGCGACTGCTGCATCATCAGGGTCAGCCTGGATGTGGACAACGGCAACATGTACAAGAGCATCCTG GTGACCAGCCAGGATAAGGCTCCGACTGTCATCCGGAAAGCCATGGACAAACACAACCTAGATGAGGACGAGCCCGAGGACTATGAGCTGCTGCAGATCATCTCAGAGGACCACA AGCTGAAAATTCCAGAGAACGCCAATGTGTTCTATGCCATGAACTCTGCCGCCAACTATGACTTCATCCTAAAGAAGCGGGCCTTCACTAAGGGGGCTAAAGTCAAGCATGGAGCCAGCTCCACTCTCCCTCGAATGAAGCAGAAGGGACTCAGGATTGCCAGAGGCATCTTCTAA
- the Ralgds gene encoding ral guanine nucleotide dissociation stimulator isoform X6: protein MQSSTQEIGEELINGVIYSISLRKVQLHPGATKGQRWLGCENESALNLYETCKVRTVKAGTLEKLVEHLVPAFQGSDLSYVTVFLCTYRAFTTTQQVLDLLFKRYGCILPYSSEDGGPQDQLKNAISSILGTWLDQYSEDFCQPPDFPCLKQLVAYVQLNMPGSDLERRAHLLLAQLEDLEPSEVEPEALSPAPVLSLKPASQLEPAPALLLTPSRAVASTPVREPAPVPVLASSPVVAPASELEPALEPPLDPEPTLAPAPELDPTVSQSLHLEPAPVPAPALEPSWPLPETTENGLCAKPHLLLFPPDLVAEQFTLMDAELFKKVVPYHCLGSIWSQRDKKGKEHLAPTIRATVAQFNNVANCVITTCLGDQSMKASDRARVVEHWIEVARECRVLKNFSSLYAILSALQSNAIHRLKKTWEEVSRGSFRVFQKLSEIFSDENNYSLSRELLIKEGTSKFATLEMNPRRTQRRQKETGVIQGTVPYLGTFLTDLVMLDTAMKDYLYGRLINFEKRRKEFEVIAQIKLLQSACNNYSIVPEEHFGAWFRAMGRLSEAESYNLSCELEPPSESASNTLRSKKSTAIVKRWSDRQAPSTELSTSSSAHSKSCDQLRCSPYLSSGDITDALSVHSAGSSSSDVEEINMSFVPESPDGQEKKFWESASQSSPETSGISSASSSTSSSSASTTPVSTTRTHKRSVSGVCSYSSSLPLYNQQVGDCCIIRVSLDVDNGNMYKSILVTSQDKAPTVIRKAMDKHNLDEDEPEDYELLQIISEDHKLKIPENANVFYAMNSAANYDFILKKRAFTKGAKVKHGASSTLPRMKQKGLRIARGIF, encoded by the exons AGCTCTACGCAGGAGATTGGGGAGGAGCTGATCAACGGGGTCATCTACTCCATCTCCCTGCGCAAGGTTCAGCTACACCCAGGAGCCACCAAGGGCCAGCGCTGGCTAGGG TGCGAGAATGAGTCAGCTCTGAACCTCTACGAGACTTGCAAGGTGCGCACGGTGAAGGCCGGTACTCTGGAGAAGCTGGTGGAACACCTGGTGCCTGCCTTCCAGGGCAGTGACCTTTCCTACGTCACCGTATTCCTGTGCACCTACAGAGCCTTCACAACCACTCAGCAGGTGCTAGACCTGCTGTTCAAAAG ATATGGCTGCATCCTTCCCTACTCCAGTGAGGACGGCGGACCACAGGACCAACTCAAAAA TGCCATCTCTTCCATCCTGGGCACCTGGCTGGACCAATACTCCGAGGACTTCTGTCAACCCCCGGACTTTCCCTGCCTCAAGCAGCTGGTGGCTTATGTGCAGCTCAACATGCCTGGCTCAGACCTGGAGCGCCGTGCTCACCTTCTCCTGGCCCAGCTGGAGGACCTGGAGCCCAGTGAGGTTGAGCCTGAGG CCCTGTCCCCAGCTCCAGTGCTGTCTCTGAAACCAGCTTCACAGCTAGAACCAGCTCCCGCCCTGCTTCTGACGCCCAGCCGAGCTGTGGCATCCACTCCAGTCCGAGAGCCAGCCCCGGTGCCAGTACTGGCATCCAGCCCGGTGGTGGCGCCAGCCTCTGAGCTAGAACCAGCTCTGGAGCCGCCCCTAGACCCTGAGCCAACCCTCGCACCTGCTCCAGAGCTGGACCCCACTGTCTCACAGAGCCTCCACCTCGAGCCCGCTCCCGTGCCCGCTCCTGCATTAGAGCCTTCCTGGCCTCTGCCTGAAACCACGGAGAACGGACTGTGTGCAAAGCCTCACCTACTGCTGTTCCCTCCAGACTTGGTGGCTGAACAGTTTACGCTGATGGACGCA GAGCTATTCAAGAAAGTTGTGCCCTACCACTGCCTGGGCTCCATCTGGTCCCAGCGGGACAAGAAGGGCAAGGAGCACCTCGCGCCCACCATCCGTGCCACTGTCGCCCAGTTCAACAACGTGGCCAACTGTGTCATCACCACCTGCCTTGGGGACCAGAGTATGAAAGCTTCGGACAGGGCCCGGGTGGTGGAACACTGGATCGAGGTGGCCAGG GAGTGCAGGGTGCTCAAGAATTTCTCCTCCCTCTACGCCATCCTCTCTGCCCTACAGAGCAATGCCATCCACCGCCTAAAGAAGACATGGGAAGAGGTCTCCAG GGGCAGCTTTCGAGTGTTCCAGAAACTGTCAGAAATCTTCTCTGATGAGAACAACTACTCcttgagcagagagctgctcatcAAG GAAGGAACCTCCAAGTTTGCCACGCTGGAGATGAACCCTAGGAGAACCCAGAGGCGGCAGAAGGAGACA GGTGTCATCCAGGGCACTGTCCCCTACCTGGGCACATTCCTCACTGACCTGGTGATGCTGGACACAGCCATGAAGGACTATCTATAT GGGAGACTGATCAACtttgaaaagaggaggaag GAGTTCGAAGTCATCGCCCAGATCAAGTTGCTCCAGTCGGCCTGCAACAACTACAGCATTGTTCCCGAGGAGCACTTTGGAGCCTGGTTCCGAGCCATGGGACGGCTCAGCGAGGCTGAGAG CTACAACCTGTCGTGTGAGCTGGAGCCCCCGTCTGAGTCAGCCAGCAACACCCTGAGGAGCAAGAAAAGCACAGCTATCGTCAAGCGCTGGAGCGA CCGCCAGGCTCCCAGCACGGAGCTCAGCACCAGTAGCAGTGCACACTCCAAGTCATGTGACCAGCTCCGGTGCAGCCCCTACCTCAGCAGCGGGGACATCACGGACGCACTCAGTGTGCACTCAGCTGGTTCATCCAGCTCTGACGTGGAGGAGATCAACATGAGCTTTGTTCCAGAGTCTCCTGATGGCCAGGAAAAGAAG TTCTGGGAGTCAGCCTCCCAGTCGTCCCCAGAGACCTCTGGCATCAGCTCGGCCTCCAGCAGCACCTCCTCTTCGTCAGCCTCTACCACACCGGTGTCTACCACACGCACCCACAAGCGCTCTGTCTCAGGGGTCTGCAGCTACAGCTCCTCACTGCCACTCTACAACCAGCAGGTGGGCGACTGCTGCATCATCAGGGTCAGCCTGGATGTGGACAACGGCAACATGTACAAGAGCATCCTG GTGACCAGCCAGGATAAGGCTCCGACTGTCATCCGGAAAGCCATGGACAAACACAACCTAGATGAGGACGAGCCCGAGGACTATGAGCTGCTGCAGATCATCTCAGAGGACCACA AGCTGAAAATTCCAGAGAACGCCAATGTGTTCTATGCCATGAACTCTGCCGCCAACTATGACTTCATCCTAAAGAAGCGGGCCTTCACTAAGGGGGCTAAAGTCAAGCATGGAGCCAGCTCCACTCTCCCTCGAATGAAGCAGAAGGGACTCAGGATTGCCAGAGGCATCTTCTAA
- the Ralgds gene encoding ral guanine nucleotide dissociation stimulator isoform X2, whose protein sequence is MISGKNLALVLGKRAAVSQRAWLPPPLPSRALVFCFTLLWGETTRLLDQSSTQEIGEELINGVIYSISLRKVQLHPGATKGQRWLGCENESALNLYETCKVRTVKAGTLEKLVEHLVPAFQGSDLSYVTVFLCTYRAFTTTQQVLDLLFKRYGCILPYSSEDGGPQDQLKNAISSILGTWLDQYSEDFCQPPDFPCLKQLVAYVQLNMPGSDLERRAHLLLAQLEDLEPSEVEPEALSPAPVLSLKPASQLEPAPALLLTPSRAVASTPVREPAPVPVLASSPVVAPASELEPALEPPLDPEPTLAPAPELDPTVSQSLHLEPAPVPAPALEPSWPLPETTENGLCAKPHLLLFPPDLVAEQFTLMDAELFKKVVPYHCLGSIWSQRDKKGKEHLAPTIRATVAQFNNVANCVITTCLGDQSMKASDRARVVEHWIEVARECRVLKNFSSLYAILSALQSNAIHRLKKTWEEVSRGSFRVFQKLSEIFSDENNYSLSRELLIKEGTSKFATLEMNPRRTQRRQKETGVIQGTVPYLGTFLTDLVMLDTAMKDYLYGRLINFEKRRKEFEVIAQIKLLQSACNNYSIVPEEHFGAWFRAMGRLSEAESYNLSCELEPPSESASNTLRSKKSTAIVKRWSDRQAPSTELSTSSSAHSKSCDQLRCSPYLSSGDITDALSVHSAGSSSSDVEEINMSFVPESPDGQEKKFWESASQSSPETSGISSASSSTSSSSASTTPVSTTRTHKRSVSGVCSYSSSLPLYNQQVGDCCIIRVSLDVDNGNMYKSILVTSQDKAPTVIRKAMDKHNLDEDEPEDYELLQIISEDHKLKIPENANVFYAMNSAANYDFILKKRAFTKGAKVKHGASSTLPRMKQKGLRIARGIF, encoded by the exons AGCTCTACGCAGGAGATTGGGGAGGAGCTGATCAACGGGGTCATCTACTCCATCTCCCTGCGCAAGGTTCAGCTACACCCAGGAGCCACCAAGGGCCAGCGCTGGCTAGGG TGCGAGAATGAGTCAGCTCTGAACCTCTACGAGACTTGCAAGGTGCGCACGGTGAAGGCCGGTACTCTGGAGAAGCTGGTGGAACACCTGGTGCCTGCCTTCCAGGGCAGTGACCTTTCCTACGTCACCGTATTCCTGTGCACCTACAGAGCCTTCACAACCACTCAGCAGGTGCTAGACCTGCTGTTCAAAAG ATATGGCTGCATCCTTCCCTACTCCAGTGAGGACGGCGGACCACAGGACCAACTCAAAAA TGCCATCTCTTCCATCCTGGGCACCTGGCTGGACCAATACTCCGAGGACTTCTGTCAACCCCCGGACTTTCCCTGCCTCAAGCAGCTGGTGGCTTATGTGCAGCTCAACATGCCTGGCTCAGACCTGGAGCGCCGTGCTCACCTTCTCCTGGCCCAGCTGGAGGACCTGGAGCCCAGTGAGGTTGAGCCTGAGG CCCTGTCCCCAGCTCCAGTGCTGTCTCTGAAACCAGCTTCACAGCTAGAACCAGCTCCCGCCCTGCTTCTGACGCCCAGCCGAGCTGTGGCATCCACTCCAGTCCGAGAGCCAGCCCCGGTGCCAGTACTGGCATCCAGCCCGGTGGTGGCGCCAGCCTCTGAGCTAGAACCAGCTCTGGAGCCGCCCCTAGACCCTGAGCCAACCCTCGCACCTGCTCCAGAGCTGGACCCCACTGTCTCACAGAGCCTCCACCTCGAGCCCGCTCCCGTGCCCGCTCCTGCATTAGAGCCTTCCTGGCCTCTGCCTGAAACCACGGAGAACGGACTGTGTGCAAAGCCTCACCTACTGCTGTTCCCTCCAGACTTGGTGGCTGAACAGTTTACGCTGATGGACGCA GAGCTATTCAAGAAAGTTGTGCCCTACCACTGCCTGGGCTCCATCTGGTCCCAGCGGGACAAGAAGGGCAAGGAGCACCTCGCGCCCACCATCCGTGCCACTGTCGCCCAGTTCAACAACGTGGCCAACTGTGTCATCACCACCTGCCTTGGGGACCAGAGTATGAAAGCTTCGGACAGGGCCCGGGTGGTGGAACACTGGATCGAGGTGGCCAGG GAGTGCAGGGTGCTCAAGAATTTCTCCTCCCTCTACGCCATCCTCTCTGCCCTACAGAGCAATGCCATCCACCGCCTAAAGAAGACATGGGAAGAGGTCTCCAG GGGCAGCTTTCGAGTGTTCCAGAAACTGTCAGAAATCTTCTCTGATGAGAACAACTACTCcttgagcagagagctgctcatcAAG GAAGGAACCTCCAAGTTTGCCACGCTGGAGATGAACCCTAGGAGAACCCAGAGGCGGCAGAAGGAGACA GGTGTCATCCAGGGCACTGTCCCCTACCTGGGCACATTCCTCACTGACCTGGTGATGCTGGACACAGCCATGAAGGACTATCTATAT GGGAGACTGATCAACtttgaaaagaggaggaag GAGTTCGAAGTCATCGCCCAGATCAAGTTGCTCCAGTCGGCCTGCAACAACTACAGCATTGTTCCCGAGGAGCACTTTGGAGCCTGGTTCCGAGCCATGGGACGGCTCAGCGAGGCTGAGAG CTACAACCTGTCGTGTGAGCTGGAGCCCCCGTCTGAGTCAGCCAGCAACACCCTGAGGAGCAAGAAAAGCACAGCTATCGTCAAGCGCTGGAGCGA CCGCCAGGCTCCCAGCACGGAGCTCAGCACCAGTAGCAGTGCACACTCCAAGTCATGTGACCAGCTCCGGTGCAGCCCCTACCTCAGCAGCGGGGACATCACGGACGCACTCAGTGTGCACTCAGCTGGTTCATCCAGCTCTGACGTGGAGGAGATCAACATGAGCTTTGTTCCAGAGTCTCCTGATGGCCAGGAAAAGAAG TTCTGGGAGTCAGCCTCCCAGTCGTCCCCAGAGACCTCTGGCATCAGCTCGGCCTCCAGCAGCACCTCCTCTTCGTCAGCCTCTACCACACCGGTGTCTACCACACGCACCCACAAGCGCTCTGTCTCAGGGGTCTGCAGCTACAGCTCCTCACTGCCACTCTACAACCAGCAGGTGGGCGACTGCTGCATCATCAGGGTCAGCCTGGATGTGGACAACGGCAACATGTACAAGAGCATCCTG GTGACCAGCCAGGATAAGGCTCCGACTGTCATCCGGAAAGCCATGGACAAACACAACCTAGATGAGGACGAGCCCGAGGACTATGAGCTGCTGCAGATCATCTCAGAGGACCACA AGCTGAAAATTCCAGAGAACGCCAATGTGTTCTATGCCATGAACTCTGCCGCCAACTATGACTTCATCCTAAAGAAGCGGGCCTTCACTAAGGGGGCTAAAGTCAAGCATGGAGCCAGCTCCACTCTCCCTCGAATGAAGCAGAAGGGACTCAGGATTGCCAGAGGCATCTTCTAA